A portion of the Tiliqua scincoides isolate rTilSci1 chromosome 3, rTilSci1.hap2, whole genome shotgun sequence genome contains these proteins:
- the SERPINE2 gene encoding glia-derived nexin translates to MNWHFPLLFAALTSTSLGFQPNPLSLEELGSDIGIQVFNQLAKTRPKDNIVVSPHGIASVLGMLQLGADGKTKKQLTTVMRYNVNGVGKVLKKINKNIVARRNKDVVTIANAVFAKSGLKMEVPFVSRNNDVFQCSVKSVDFKDQNAASDTINHWVKNKTNGMIDSVLSPDAIDSALTRLVLVNAVYFKGLWKSRFQPENTKKRAFTGADGKTYQVPMLAQLSVFRCGTTSTPNDLWYNIIELPYHGESISMLIVLPTESTTPLSAIIPHISTKTIQSWMTTMVQKRVQVILPKFTTEAETDLKEPLKELGIRDMFDQSKANFAKITRTESLHVSQILQKAKIEVSEDGTKASAATTAILIARSSPPWFVVDRPFVFFIVHSPTGAVLFMGQINKP, encoded by the exons ATGAACTGGCATTTCCCTCTCCTCTTTGCTGCCTTGACATCGACAAGCTTGGGTTTCCAGCCGAATCCTCTGTCTCTGGAGGAACTGGGCTCAGACATTGGAATTCAAGTTTTCAATCAGCTTGCCAAAACCAGACCCAAGGATAATATTGTGGTTTCTCCTCATGGCATCGCTTCAGTCCTCGGAATGCTTCAGCTCGGCGCCGATGGCAAGACCAAGAAGCAGCTGACAACAGTGATGAGATACAATGTCAATG GAGTTGGTAAAGTACTAAAGAAGATCAACAAGAACATTGTCGCAAGGAGGAATAAAGATGTTGTGACGATTGCAAATGCAGTCTTTGCAAAAAGTGGCTtgaaaatggaagtgccttttgtGTCAAGAAACAATGATGTGTTTCAGTGCAGTGTGAAGAGTGTGGACTTCAAGGACCAGAATGCAGCTTCTGATACTATCAATCACTGGGTAAAAAATAAAACTAATG GTATGATCGACAGTGTCTTATCTCCAGATGCTATTGATAGTGCTTTGACGAGGCTTGTGCTGGTGAATGCAGTATACTTCAAGGGGTTATGGAAATCACGTTTTCAACCAGAAAATACAAAAAAGCGTGCATTTACTGGCGCTGATGGAAAGACTTACCAAGTACCTATGCTGGCTCAGTTGTCAGTGTTCCGATGTG GCACAACAAGCACTCCTAATGATCTGTGGTACAATATCATTGAATTGCCGTACCATGGTGAAAGTATCAGCATGTTGATTGTTCTACCCACAGAAAGTACAACCCCTTTGTCAGCTATTATTCCTCACATTAGCACGAAAACTATACAGAGCTGGATGACAACCATGGTACAAAAGAGAGTGCAGGTTATTTTACCAAA GTTTACAACAGAAGCAGAAACGGATTTAAAGGAACCTCTGAAAGAGCTTGGCATTCGAGATATGTTTGATCAGTCAAAAGCAAACTTTGCAAAGATAACAC GAACAGAAAGTCTTCACGTATCTCAGATTCTACAGAAAGCAAAGATTGAAGTTAGTGAAGATGGAACCAAAGCTTCTGCAGCCACAA CTGCAATTTTAATAGCCAGGTCATCGCCTCCTTGGTTTGTAGTTGACAGACCATTTGTATTCTTCATAGTACACAGTCCTACAG GTGCAGTTCTGTTTATGGGACAGATCAACAAACCTTGA